The following coding sequences are from one Kiritimatiellia bacterium window:
- a CDS encoding glycosyltransferase family 2 protein has translation MKTRPKISACVTTFNEERNIRRCLESVRWCDEIVVVDSFSSDRTVEICREYTPRVYQHPWQGYIGQKNYIRRLASHEWILFIDADEEVSPELREEIERELASNDGRIAGYRFPRMVNYLGKWIRHGEWYPDYKLRLFLRERGRSGGTEPHDQVFVDGEVKTLKSPLYHYTYDDIHDHLETMNRFSSITAREKFKIHARFRWRDFLLRPPLRFLKAYIFRGGFLDGRRGFLIAVISAFGVCMKYAKLWELEYRQQQGERPDV, from the coding sequence GTGAAGACTCGGCCGAAAATTTCCGCATGTGTGACCACCTTCAACGAGGAGAGGAATATTCGCCGTTGTCTCGAAAGCGTCCGTTGGTGCGACGAAATCGTTGTGGTGGACAGCTTCAGTTCCGATCGGACCGTTGAAATATGCCGCGAGTACACGCCGCGCGTCTACCAGCATCCCTGGCAGGGGTACATCGGTCAGAAGAATTACATTCGCCGACTCGCTTCGCACGAGTGGATTCTTTTCATCGACGCGGACGAGGAAGTTTCGCCAGAACTCCGAGAGGAAATTGAAAGGGAACTCGCCTCCAACGATGGGCGAATCGCAGGGTATCGCTTTCCTCGGATGGTCAATTATCTCGGCAAATGGATTCGCCACGGCGAGTGGTATCCGGATTACAAACTTCGTTTGTTTCTGCGCGAACGGGGCCGGAGCGGCGGCACGGAGCCCCATGACCAGGTCTTTGTCGATGGGGAGGTCAAAACCCTCAAGAGCCCGCTCTATCACTACACCTACGACGATATTCATGACCACCTGGAGACCATGAACCGCTTTTCCAGCATTACCGCGCGTGAAAAGTTCAAAATTCACGCCCGATTTCGTTGGCGGGATTTTCTGTTGCGGCCTCCGTTGCGCTTTCTAAAGGCTTATATTTTTCGGGGCGGTTTCCTCGACGGGCGGCGCGGGTTCCTGATCGCCGTCATCAGCGCATTCGGCGTGTGCATGAAATACGCCAAACTGTGGGAACTTGAGTACCGACAGCAACAGGGCGAACGGCCCGATGTCTGA
- a CDS encoding lipopolysaccharide kinase InaA family protein, whose translation MNGGLQRFGPWIGQISPSFDTPVVRRRLEQFDEWLSKARQRRPGHAERIFLADLDIGDRTVPVVIRVGAPVSALVSWAAQAFGLSEARAFAAAMRLMPYGPAAPEPVAWLIRWEGSRIAARFLISRRIDPSTSLRDALDEAFRRPCDCDFVLAMLSAVSRTIRAMHDAGVQHRDLGNQNILLQQAAPDDWRAVVIDLGRARLFDRPLRIGERAADFGRLDLPGELFRILCEMYFASRPTKSFYRAVRIAHSLYQIRARTRWLRHPISHWRNRKKEAAHRLAPDPRDIWIWDEKTAQPVAAWSRRERMRWYPHSNFVAIGTTAIRLFPAAAKAFSDLASRAFGSRRRMESIWGIAVEPRPESWEEERQWLQQMPGLPVLIRVYRHKGQDHWRFVCEAGRRLAQDGFSVSYSLCQDRAAVRDPALWREMCDFVVDRSAEFAEALEIGHAINRVKWGLWHIREYAQLAAAAALSARRVPRLALMGPACIDFEFHQAAAFLKVLPEELRLDAFSHHLYVDRRGSPETRQLGFSTVEKFALARAVAAASGRCGERVVVSEVNWPLADAGEYSPVGCPYLYPGQSLGRPAVDENTYARYMLRYLLQAACSGLVDRVYWWRLVARGYGLVDDLSNPWRPRPAYFAWRRLLEMLEGAEFVRNIEVGKGAYLHQFRRRDGECVAVGYSWEGPRPLPASLHFRRAELWDGKLLEPSRPSLGEDPIYLRGVSMGSDAVDGG comes from the coding sequence GTGAACGGCGGCCTCCAACGATTTGGGCCATGGATCGGGCAAATTTCTCCGTCGTTCGACACTCCGGTCGTCCGCCGTCGGCTCGAGCAATTTGACGAATGGCTGTCGAAGGCGAGGCAGAGGCGGCCAGGGCACGCCGAACGGATTTTCTTGGCGGACCTCGATATTGGAGATCGCACCGTGCCCGTCGTCATTCGTGTCGGTGCGCCGGTGTCGGCGTTGGTGTCCTGGGCGGCTCAGGCATTCGGGCTTTCCGAGGCCCGTGCGTTTGCCGCCGCGATGCGATTGATGCCTTATGGACCAGCGGCGCCGGAACCGGTAGCGTGGTTGATTCGCTGGGAGGGCAGCCGAATCGCCGCTCGTTTTCTAATCAGCCGCCGTATCGACCCATCCACCAGCCTTCGAGATGCGCTTGACGAAGCGTTCAGACGGCCCTGCGATTGTGACTTCGTTCTCGCGATGCTATCGGCCGTTTCGCGCACGATTCGCGCAATGCACGACGCCGGCGTACAACACCGCGACCTCGGCAACCAAAACATCCTTCTTCAGCAAGCGGCTCCCGACGACTGGCGTGCAGTGGTTATTGACCTCGGCCGGGCACGACTGTTCGACCGCCCGTTGCGGATCGGGGAGCGAGCGGCCGACTTCGGACGCCTGGACCTGCCCGGCGAGCTGTTTCGCATCTTGTGCGAAATGTATTTTGCCTCGCGCCCTACTAAGTCCTTTTATCGGGCCGTTCGGATCGCGCATTCATTGTATCAGATTCGGGCACGAACTCGATGGTTGCGCCATCCGATTTCTCATTGGCGGAACAGGAAGAAGGAGGCAGCTCATCGCTTGGCGCCGGACCCGCGCGATATCTGGATCTGGGACGAAAAGACGGCGCAGCCAGTTGCCGCGTGGTCTCGTCGGGAGCGCATGAGGTGGTATCCCCACTCAAATTTTGTCGCGATCGGAACCACTGCGATCCGCCTTTTCCCCGCGGCTGCAAAAGCTTTTTCGGATTTGGCGTCACGCGCCTTCGGTTCGCGGCGTAGAATGGAGTCGATCTGGGGAATAGCGGTGGAGCCAAGGCCCGAATCGTGGGAGGAAGAGCGACAGTGGCTACAGCAAATGCCAGGATTGCCCGTGCTCATCCGCGTTTATCGGCACAAAGGCCAGGATCACTGGCGTTTTGTTTGCGAAGCCGGCCGGCGCCTTGCCCAAGATGGTTTTTCTGTCAGTTATTCACTCTGCCAGGACCGCGCCGCGGTGCGCGATCCGGCCCTGTGGCGTGAGATGTGCGATTTCGTGGTCGATCGTTCGGCCGAATTTGCCGAAGCGCTCGAAATCGGGCACGCCATCAATCGGGTGAAATGGGGTCTCTGGCATATCCGGGAATATGCCCAGCTCGCGGCAGCCGCTGCGCTTAGCGCGCGCCGCGTTCCGAGGTTGGCGTTGATGGGGCCCGCATGCATTGATTTTGAGTTTCACCAGGCGGCTGCATTTCTGAAGGTCCTGCCCGAGGAACTTCGGTTGGATGCTTTTTCCCACCATCTCTACGTAGACCGCCGGGGTTCCCCGGAGACGCGCCAGTTAGGGTTTTCTACGGTGGAAAAATTTGCGCTCGCCCGGGCCGTCGCCGCAGCGTCAGGCCGATGCGGGGAGCGAGTGGTGGTGTCAGAAGTGAACTGGCCGCTAGCAGATGCCGGCGAATACTCGCCCGTCGGCTGCCCCTACCTTTATCCCGGACAATCTCTTGGCCGTCCGGCCGTCGATGAAAACACCTACGCTCGTTACATGCTCCGCTACCTCCTGCAGGCCGCATGCAGCGGGCTGGTCGACCGCGTGTACTGGTGGCGGCTCGTCGCGCGCGGGTATGGGCTGGTGGATGATCTCTCAAATCCCTGGCGACCAAGGCCCGCGTATTTCGCCTGGCGACGACTTCTCGAGATGCTCGAAGGCGCAGAATTCGTGCGGAATATTGAAGTCGGAAAAGGAGCCTACCTCCACCAGTTTCGACGCCGCGACGGCGAATGTGTGGCCGTTGGCTACTCGTGGGAAGGACCTCGGCCGCTTCCCGCCAGCCTGCATTTTCGGCGGGCTGAATTATGGGATGGAAAGCTGCTCGAGCCGTCGCGGCCAAGCCTCGGTGAAGACCCGATCTATCTTCGTGGTGTGTCGATGGGGTCTGACGCGGTCGACGGAGGCTGA
- a CDS encoding protease modulator HflK, protein MKSTAEQAIAVGLGSLALGAAVNAALASKVPLAFWEGWLALTAWAAIVSALSLAHARFRRLANEESQERSTQSPAQTALFSTGSDEPFTAARSLARFERFGIPSASVALALGLGAWAWIRLQRPTAPSADLQVDPLVATAFLVAEGFAFFLCSRFLIAISRDKSTAPARPAGIALGIISLATFAAAAASVASRVEGWQADRILQLLFLVAGGVLAIEQAVLVLAAFYVPVHRRLPTIQSRIGEWLTDPTGWSRSLASSVDYQFGVRSGQEALRHFLRKGVLPIVALEAVLLYGLTSLVFIEPHEVGIRERLGRPVSPEWRLDSGFHLLAPWPIETVRRVEAKRILRFDVGFEAGTASQRPATILWTVPHYSDEEIFVTAARPRGGRIDSEAAGVNVATINLSVEYRVTNTLAFAYTHRDPGELLRDCAYRVVTRTFAARDLLDLLGGGRRDFAEHVRAEIQRDADRLGIGVEIESVMDLGIHPPVPAADAFQSVIAAVEQRHARLLEARAYSASVAPRAQAETEKIRLEAEADAESVRQRAASEAAFFSSLLESDRAASAVLRQDLRLTAVRDALHDRPYTVLAHPEARKSLFFDLRGQSLPELYELAPFPLGDETP, encoded by the coding sequence ATGAAGTCGACCGCTGAACAAGCGATCGCCGTGGGGCTTGGCTCCCTGGCCTTGGGCGCCGCCGTAAATGCGGCACTTGCTTCAAAGGTTCCCCTCGCCTTCTGGGAAGGCTGGCTGGCGTTGACGGCGTGGGCCGCGATTGTCAGCGCATTGTCACTCGCGCACGCCCGGTTTCGCCGGCTTGCCAATGAAGAGTCGCAAGAGCGGAGCACCCAGAGCCCGGCTCAGACGGCGCTGTTCAGCACCGGATCCGACGAGCCGTTCACCGCGGCACGTTCCCTGGCGAGATTCGAAAGGTTCGGGATCCCCTCCGCTTCAGTTGCCCTGGCGCTCGGACTCGGGGCGTGGGCATGGATCAGGCTCCAACGACCGACAGCCCCGTCGGCCGACCTGCAGGTCGATCCGCTTGTCGCAACCGCCTTTCTCGTCGCGGAGGGCTTCGCTTTCTTTCTCTGCAGCCGCTTCCTCATCGCGATCTCACGAGACAAATCGACTGCCCCTGCGCGCCCGGCGGGGATCGCGCTGGGAATCATTTCGTTGGCAACCTTCGCCGCCGCAGCAGCTTCCGTTGCCTCACGTGTGGAGGGGTGGCAGGCGGACCGCATTCTGCAACTTCTTTTCCTGGTTGCCGGAGGGGTGCTCGCGATCGAGCAGGCTGTATTAGTTCTGGCCGCTTTCTATGTGCCGGTCCATCGAAGACTGCCGACCATCCAAAGTCGAATCGGCGAGTGGCTCACCGATCCGACCGGATGGTCCCGGTCGCTTGCATCATCTGTGGATTACCAATTCGGCGTCCGATCCGGACAGGAAGCGCTTCGCCATTTTCTTCGGAAGGGCGTTTTGCCCATCGTAGCGCTGGAGGCAGTCCTGTTGTACGGATTGACTTCGCTCGTGTTTATTGAGCCTCACGAAGTTGGCATCCGGGAGCGCCTCGGTCGACCCGTTTCGCCGGAATGGAGACTGGACAGCGGTTTCCACTTGCTGGCGCCCTGGCCTATCGAGACCGTGCGCCGGGTGGAAGCCAAGCGAATCTTGCGATTCGACGTTGGTTTCGAAGCGGGCACGGCCTCTCAACGTCCTGCGACGATACTCTGGACAGTGCCCCACTACTCGGATGAGGAAATTTTCGTGACGGCAGCCCGGCCGCGTGGTGGTCGAATTGACTCGGAAGCGGCCGGTGTCAATGTCGCCACGATCAATCTTTCGGTCGAGTATCGCGTCACGAACACCCTCGCCTTCGCCTATACACACCGTGATCCGGGTGAACTGCTCCGGGATTGTGCGTATCGCGTCGTGACGCGGACTTTCGCTGCCCGCGACCTTCTTGACCTGCTCGGAGGGGGGCGACGCGATTTCGCCGAGCATGTACGTGCTGAAATCCAGCGCGACGCTGACCGCCTTGGGATCGGAGTGGAAATTGAGTCAGTGATGGACCTGGGCATCCATCCGCCCGTGCCCGCCGCCGACGCGTTCCAGTCAGTGATTGCCGCGGTGGAACAAAGGCACGCCCGGTTACTGGAGGCAAGGGCCTATTCCGCCTCGGTCGCCCCGCGTGCGCAGGCCGAGACCGAGAAGATTCGCCTCGAGGCAGAGGCCGATGCAGAGTCCGTGCGACAGCGCGCGGCTTCGGAGGCCGCTTTTTTTTCAAGTCTTCTCGAATCGGATCGGGCCGCGTCGGCAGTGCTTCGACAGGATCTGCGGCTTACCGCCGTTCGGGACGCGCTGCACGACCGGCCGTATACTGTGCTCGCACACCCCGAGGCGAGAAAGAGCCTGTTTTTCGACCTCAGAGGCCAGAGCCTGCCGGAACTCTATGAGCTCGCTCCCTTTCCACTCGGAGATGAAACGCCATGA
- the lpxK gene encoding tetraacyldisaccharide 4'-kinase → MAARDFIERAEAYVLSVIEDRRHGFWPGLLRAFLWVLSLVFHALVQIRLWLYRVGIFRPHALGCQVISIGNLTVGGTGKTPIVEVFARTLQRSGRKVAILSRGYRKEEDPLLTRLWRAITFDVQQTPPRVVSDGKHLLLDAALSGDEPFMLAQNLPEVVVLVDANRVKAGRYAIKKFGCDTLILDDGFQYLHLKHRLDIVLVDRTNPFGNRRLLPRGILREPISNINRAGFIFITKSNGDGATELKQLLRRYNPHAEISECRHSPKYLQDIYTKERLPLDYLKGLPVAAVSGIASPKGFEDELIRLGARVLYHKRYADHHRYTQLEIIDVINKGLQRGARIVVTTEKDAVRFPMLERRDLPLYFLRVEIEMLSGADEFRAWINRICFK, encoded by the coding sequence ATGGCAGCTCGCGATTTCATTGAACGAGCCGAGGCCTATGTCCTCAGCGTCATCGAAGATCGTCGGCATGGATTCTGGCCCGGATTGCTGCGAGCCTTCCTCTGGGTGCTTTCACTCGTCTTCCATGCGCTGGTTCAAATTCGACTGTGGTTGTACCGCGTGGGCATCTTCCGTCCGCACGCCCTAGGATGCCAGGTGATCAGCATCGGCAACCTCACCGTCGGCGGGACCGGCAAAACGCCGATTGTCGAAGTCTTCGCCCGCACGCTGCAGCGCAGCGGCCGGAAAGTGGCGATCCTCAGCCGTGGATACCGCAAGGAAGAAGATCCTCTCCTCACGCGGCTGTGGCGCGCGATCACGTTTGACGTTCAGCAGACTCCGCCGCGCGTAGTCTCGGATGGTAAACACCTGCTGCTTGATGCGGCGCTCAGCGGAGACGAGCCCTTCATGCTGGCACAAAATCTCCCCGAGGTCGTGGTTCTCGTGGATGCCAATCGCGTGAAGGCTGGCCGATATGCCATCAAGAAATTCGGATGCGACACGCTGATCCTCGATGACGGATTTCAATACCTGCATTTGAAGCACCGGCTCGATATCGTGCTTGTCGATCGGACGAATCCGTTTGGGAACCGACGGCTGCTGCCGCGGGGAATTCTGCGGGAGCCGATCTCCAACATCAATCGCGCCGGATTTATTTTCATCACCAAATCGAATGGCGACGGCGCGACCGAACTCAAGCAACTGTTGCGGCGATACAATCCGCACGCGGAGATCTCGGAATGCAGGCACTCTCCGAAATATCTGCAGGACATCTACACGAAGGAGCGACTTCCGCTTGACTATCTCAAAGGGTTGCCGGTCGCGGCCGTCTCCGGCATCGCTTCGCCAAAAGGGTTCGAGGACGAACTGATCCGGCTCGGCGCGCGCGTCTTGTACCACAAGCGCTATGCTGACCATCACCGCTACACGCAGCTCGAAATCATTGATGTGATCAACAAGGGATTGCAGCGGGGCGCGCGGATCGTCGTTACGACGGAGAAGGATGCCGTTCGGTTTCCGATGCTCGAGCGGCGCGACCTTCCACTGTATTTCCTGCGGGTTGAAATTGAAATGTTGTCCGGAGCCGATGAATTCCGCGCGTGGATCAACCGAATCTGCTTCAAATAA
- the waaF gene encoding lipopolysaccharide heptosyltransferase II codes for MVGVNWIGDAVMSMPALQAWRRVNPGTRLLLLTKSPLAPLWMLHRAPDEILLYGDSISSIGCAAREIAKRGISRAVIMPNSFRAALPPFLARVPERVGRAGHWRRWLLTSVAPDPAPGHQSLEAYDLLGLARPPTGPETPALHVPEEAMVSARRTVGRLARPLLAVMPGAARGPSKRWPALSFGRVASRWHAETGGGVVALGSAADRECCDQATIGIEESLNLAGQTSLLEWVALLAVCDAVVCNDSGGMHVAAALGRPVVAVFGATDPAVTGPIGPLVRVVTDDGPRSRDIGRRDRDAEKRLAALPPSRVYAALRELVP; via the coding sequence GTGGTCGGCGTCAATTGGATCGGCGACGCCGTCATGTCGATGCCCGCCCTGCAGGCATGGCGGCGGGTGAATCCGGGTACACGTCTGTTGCTGCTAACCAAATCACCGCTGGCGCCGCTTTGGATGCTTCATCGGGCGCCCGACGAGATTTTGTTGTATGGAGATTCTATCTCATCGATCGGATGCGCCGCCCGCGAAATCGCCAAACGCGGCATTTCCCGCGCTGTGATCATGCCGAATTCATTTCGCGCCGCCCTCCCCCCGTTTCTCGCCCGTGTGCCGGAGCGCGTCGGGCGCGCCGGCCATTGGCGGAGGTGGCTGCTTACGTCGGTGGCGCCCGACCCGGCGCCGGGCCATCAGTCCTTGGAGGCCTATGATCTGTTGGGATTGGCTCGGCCGCCGACGGGACCGGAAACGCCCGCGCTCCACGTGCCCGAGGAGGCCATGGTGTCGGCCCGCAGAACAGTCGGACGTCTTGCTCGGCCACTTCTGGCGGTCATGCCCGGCGCGGCGAGGGGTCCATCCAAGCGTTGGCCCGCCCTTTCGTTTGGGCGCGTGGCCTCGCGCTGGCACGCGGAGACCGGCGGCGGCGTGGTGGCTCTCGGGTCCGCGGCCGATCGCGAATGCTGCGATCAGGCGACAATCGGGATTGAGGAATCCCTGAACCTCGCAGGTCAGACGAGCCTTTTGGAGTGGGTGGCGCTGCTCGCAGTCTGTGACGCCGTGGTTTGTAATGACAGCGGAGGAATGCACGTCGCCGCCGCGCTCGGTCGGCCCGTGGTGGCGGTCTTCGGCGCTACGGATCCGGCCGTCACCGGCCCGATCGGCCCCCTCGTGCGGGTTGTCACGGACGACGGTCCACGATCGCGCGATATCGGCCGAAGGGACCGGGACGCGGAAAAGCGGCTCGCCGCGTTGCCGCCGTCCCGCGTCTATGCGGCGTTGCGGGAGCTGGTTCCGTGA
- a CDS encoding protease modulator HflK translates to MKQGPLKQIPATGQEALANALRSAFRILRLLLVLVGIGYAASGIFIVDQHERAIVLLFGKAAGTGADVIAEPGLHWTLPRPFTEIIRIPAGRVQSVTTARFWHSVDEATRSARMAEGLDEVGPGYAMTGDANVLHSRWAVRYTIADPRRYAFGHEDPTRTLLAELERAVIRVSAAYPIDRAMRGDIDSLRADVEAELRRRMDEIGLALRIQGVDLLAVAPPKETASAFDSVIQAAQERDQQSNQARAEATRTLNEAKAEADRARVAAESEKERRVATVTARADAFRSLQSAWEKDPALVRETLRQDAVREALANAGRKVIVAGGKETELRMNFGSPPSAVRESTAP, encoded by the coding sequence GTGAAACAAGGACCTCTTAAACAAATACCGGCTACCGGACAGGAGGCGCTCGCTAACGCGCTGCGGTCAGCCTTTCGCATCCTGCGGTTGCTCCTCGTACTGGTCGGTATCGGTTATGCGGCCTCGGGGATATTCATCGTCGACCAGCATGAGCGTGCGATCGTGCTGCTTTTCGGGAAGGCTGCCGGAACTGGCGCCGATGTCATCGCCGAACCAGGATTGCACTGGACGCTTCCCCGACCCTTCACGGAGATCATCCGAATTCCGGCGGGGCGCGTCCAAAGCGTTACCACAGCCCGTTTTTGGCATTCCGTCGATGAGGCGACTCGCTCCGCTCGCATGGCGGAAGGCCTGGACGAAGTAGGCCCGGGCTATGCCATGACCGGGGACGCGAATGTCCTGCACTCCCGATGGGCCGTGCGATATACCATCGCTGACCCGAGGCGGTACGCTTTCGGGCATGAGGATCCGACGCGCACCCTGCTCGCGGAGTTGGAGCGGGCGGTGATCCGCGTCAGCGCGGCCTATCCGATCGACCGTGCGATGCGGGGCGATATCGATTCGCTTCGCGCGGATGTCGAGGCCGAGCTTCGAAGACGCATGGACGAAATCGGGCTCGCCCTGCGAATACAGGGAGTGGATTTACTCGCGGTTGCGCCGCCTAAGGAGACGGCGTCCGCATTCGACTCAGTCATTCAGGCCGCCCAAGAGCGCGACCAGCAGAGCAACCAGGCGAGGGCGGAGGCAACCCGAACCTTGAACGAAGCGAAGGCGGAGGCTGACCGGGCCCGCGTTGCTGCCGAGTCCGAAAAGGAGCGGCGTGTGGCGACGGTAACCGCTCGGGCGGACGCCTTTCGATCGCTTCAATCTGCCTGGGAGAAGGATCCTGCGCTCGTCAGGGAAACATTGCGCCAGGATGCGGTCCGAGAGGCGCTAGCCAACGCGGGGCGAAAGGTGATTGTTGCCGGCGGGAAAGAAACGGAGCTGCGCATGAATTTTGGATCGCCGCCTTCCGCGGTACGGGAGTCGACTGCCCCGTGA
- a CDS encoding protease modulator HflC encodes MTARRLPLAVGCALFALFAVLQFLFIVREGELAVITRMGRPHRTIKEAGLQTRLPWPLERVHRFDGRIHTLRSAYEETLTADGKNILMSMYCGWRIRDPLLFLERLGSVEQAEASLDGLIRTYKSAAVGKALFSELVNTAAERLVHDQIEREVLAAVRSEADRRYGIEVCFVGIRRLGLPDSILQSVYERMRAERKELAEQYRSEGEAEAIRIRARADSERAQFLARAEADARRIRAEAEAEAAKSYRIFAENLELALWLRKLDALRETVGERATLVLGADVEPFDLLLPTPNTPPGNTSSKTIPDP; translated from the coding sequence ATGACCGCACGTCGTTTGCCATTGGCTGTTGGATGCGCCCTCTTCGCGTTGTTCGCCGTGCTGCAGTTTTTGTTCATCGTCCGAGAGGGTGAGTTGGCCGTCATCACACGCATGGGCCGCCCTCACCGCACGATAAAAGAGGCGGGACTCCAAACGCGGCTCCCCTGGCCCCTTGAACGAGTTCACCGCTTCGACGGCCGGATCCATACGCTCCGGAGCGCCTATGAGGAGACCCTTACGGCCGACGGCAAAAATATCCTGATGTCCATGTATTGCGGATGGCGGATTCGCGACCCCCTTCTCTTTCTCGAGCGCCTGGGTTCAGTCGAGCAGGCTGAAGCCAGTCTGGACGGCCTGATTCGAACATACAAGAGCGCGGCCGTTGGGAAGGCACTCTTCTCCGAGTTGGTCAACACAGCGGCGGAGCGGCTTGTGCACGACCAGATCGAAAGGGAGGTTTTGGCGGCGGTCAGAAGTGAGGCGGACCGCAGATACGGGATTGAGGTTTGCTTCGTGGGAATACGGCGATTGGGTCTGCCGGACTCTATCCTTCAATCCGTGTATGAGCGCATGCGCGCTGAGCGAAAAGAGTTGGCCGAGCAGTATCGATCCGAAGGCGAGGCGGAAGCCATTCGAATTCGAGCGCGGGCCGACAGCGAGCGCGCACAGTTTCTGGCCCGCGCGGAGGCGGATGCCCGCCGGATTCGCGCCGAGGCAGAAGCGGAGGCCGCCAAATCCTATCGGATTTTCGCTGAAAATCTTGAGCTGGCCCTTTGGCTCCGCAAGCTAGATGCGCTTCGGGAGACCGTCGGGGAGCGTGCCACGCTGGTTCTCGGAGCGGATGTGGAGCCTTTCGACCTCCTGCTGCCGACACCGAATACCCCTCCAGGCAACACGTCCTCCAAGACAATTCCCGATCCGTGA
- a CDS encoding glycosyltransferase family 4 protein, which yields MSEAERRSILLIEKSFLKPPPDPLRGGELFTMALARDLARTMRPLLVPAHVAWRSEFSFRGFGGCAVFSRTPLRGLWSTPVWLRAIGDRRFATLILGNVANGLIPLLTWLHLRRTAERLVLIAHRTPSGRFLRSLRRWQVRIVAVNSEIARQFCDHGFRDVSIDYGVADWQRFRPASFREGQPVRFIVLGALDQPWKGAAEAVQAFCRLSPRARERAELHLAGYLQPPSFEIPGLFVHRWMRENEIPDFLREMDVIVCPSRDEGVMRETFSQAMVQGMLSGLPVLARDLPVYREKLEQGGGFLFADVNQLSALMELMIFNPDSRRREGNRARAIALERYCWDTDRFLASHIDVSGGS from the coding sequence ATGTCTGAAGCCGAACGCCGATCGATCCTTCTGATTGAAAAGTCCTTTCTGAAGCCGCCCCCCGATCCATTGAGAGGTGGCGAGTTGTTCACCATGGCCTTGGCGAGGGATTTGGCCCGAACTATGAGGCCCCTTCTCGTTCCCGCCCATGTGGCGTGGCGATCCGAGTTCAGCTTTCGCGGATTCGGCGGATGCGCCGTTTTCTCGCGCACTCCCCTGCGCGGTTTGTGGAGCACGCCTGTGTGGCTTCGCGCCATCGGAGATCGGCGATTTGCTACGCTGATCCTAGGGAATGTGGCCAACGGGCTCATCCCGCTGTTGACATGGCTGCATCTTCGGCGCACGGCTGAGAGATTGGTGCTCATTGCGCACCGGACCCCATCAGGGCGATTCTTACGAAGCCTCCGCCGCTGGCAGGTCCGAATCGTTGCCGTCAATTCAGAGATCGCTCGGCAGTTTTGCGACCACGGCTTTCGAGACGTTTCTATCGATTACGGCGTTGCGGATTGGCAGCGATTCCGGCCCGCTTCGTTTCGCGAGGGGCAGCCTGTGCGGTTCATCGTGCTCGGCGCCCTCGACCAACCTTGGAAGGGCGCAGCGGAGGCGGTCCAGGCGTTTTGCCGCTTATCCCCACGGGCGCGCGAGCGAGCCGAACTCCATCTCGCCGGATATCTTCAGCCTCCCTCGTTTGAAATCCCCGGCCTTTTCGTGCATCGATGGATGCGGGAAAACGAGATTCCCGACTTTTTGCGCGAGATGGATGTGATCGTGTGCCCTTCGCGGGACGAGGGCGTGATGCGCGAGACCTTCTCTCAAGCCATGGTGCAGGGAATGCTGAGTGGGCTGCCGGTTCTCGCGCGCGATTTGCCGGTATATCGGGAGAAATTGGAGCAGGGCGGGGGATTCCTATTCGCAGATGTGAATCAACTTTCTGCTCTGATGGAACTTATGATTTTCAATCCGGATTCCCGACGGCGCGAGGGGAATCGGGCACGAGCGATCGCGCTTGAGCGGTATTGCTGGGACACGGATCGATTTTTGGCCAGCCACATAGATGTTTCAGGCGGATCGTGA